The DNA region TCCAAGCTATCAAGCTGCGACCGTGGGTCGCGCCGTTGCGATCTGAAGCTCGAACCCATGAAGCACTCGTGCACATCGCCGTAATGCTTTTTCGGACCGCGGCGGGCTCCGGTTATAACGAGCTTGCTGAAGGCAGGGGATATCCCACAACCGGACGTTTCACGTGAAACCACAGGGTTCCACGAAAGCCCCCGTTCCACGTGAAACACCCAAACTACGCCAGCGTTGCTAGCGTGAAATCCAGTTCCACGTGAAACGAATGGTTGTCAGTGGTCCGTTGTCGGTAGTCAGTTGTTTGTTGCAGGTACGATTGTTCGTAGAGTCGGCTTACAACTGACCACGGACAACTGACGATGGACTATTGCAGCAAATTAATCACCAGCCCGCTCACCAGCTTCGGATAGAAGTACGTACTTTTGGCGGGCATCCGCTCATTGTGCTGGCTGATTTGGCGAATGTGTTCCACTGTGGCAGGCATCACCAGGGCCGCCAATTCGAACCGGCCCCCCTGCCCCATCACGCCGGTGGCATCGCGGGTGGCGGCATCCCCCTGCTCCAAACTTTCCACGACTTCGTCGACCGTGTGAACATACTTCGGCTTGGGCAAATCTTTTTCTCCCTCGCCCCTTGTGGGAGAGGGTTGGGGTGAGGGGTGCAGCAGCGTTTCGACAACCAGCCGATGCAGCAGCGAGACGCCCAAGCCTTGCCAATCGGCCGAATGCTCGCCGGCGATTTCCGCCATCCGCTTGCGGCCGGCGTCGGTTACTTTAGCCACGGTCCAGCGTTCATCCTTCCCGGTGAAAAACCCCAGCGTCCCCTGCTCCGCCGCTTTGTCGATCTCGCCCCACACCGTCGGCGCCAAATCGGCCCCTTCGCCTGCCACACGAGTAGTGAAATTCGATCCAAGTTTCTCCGTCAACTGCTTGGAATCCATCGCCGCCAA from Pirellulales bacterium includes:
- a CDS encoding DUF1015 domain-containing protein; translated protein: RVNLSQIFGLFPDAENAAQNLLEKAVAGQTPVEATDHLGVVHRMWTVIDEAVIKQLVELMGPKPMFIADGHHRYETACNYQDELAAAGRLTPDHAANYVLMMCVGMSDPGLLVLPTHRLFRGLAAMDSKQLTEKLGSNFTTRVAGEGADLAPTVWGEIDKAAEQGTLGFFTGKDERWTVAKVTDAGRKRMAEIAGEHSADWQGLGVSLLHRLVVETLLHPSPQPSPTRGEGEKDLPKPKYVHTVDEVVESLEQGDAATRDATGVMGQGGRFELAALVMPATVEHIRQISQHNERMPAKSTYFYPKLVSGLVINLLQ